One window of Cherax quadricarinatus isolate ZL_2023a chromosome 18, ASM3850222v1, whole genome shotgun sequence genomic DNA carries:
- the LOC138852909 gene encoding uncharacterized protein — translation MFGGDEFRSSILARMWVVHWILLLSSPSSVQKTMEVKLWMVGAVVAWLARIGRTQIVFPGDAYAEAVAAGALSPGFDAALAAFSSADAARNAAAQQLQAGGVLSSADAAAAAGAAAATAAAAAGSGFDASATAYTSASAASSVAEQEADAGELLVASADATASVEPGIDVAAAVFSSADAASSVGDQTLARQVLPSATPIFFPREVGSPEIPCKTYQGKDGSCRLLVQCATFFAEIAELSRSPCVISEVQHGVCCPSIKTPPIGITSDVSKFVDDIKVVRIDSDVDDREFEHDLDTLETWSEKWQTQFSVDKCKVIVVENEDNPKCVQ, via the exons TGTGCAGAAGACAATGGAGGTGAAGTTATGGATGGTGGGAGCGGTTGTAGCCTGGCTGGCCAGGATTGGGAGAACTCAGATCGTATTTCCTGGTGATGCTTATGCTGAAGCTGTCGCTGCTGGTGCTTTAAGTCCCGGGTTTGATGCAGCATTGGCCGCCTTCTCCAGTGCAGATGCCGCCAGAAATGCGGCTGCGCAGCAACTACAAGCCGGAGGTGTGCTGTCATCTGCAGAtgcggcagctgctgctggtgctgctgctgctactgccgctgctgctgcgggATCAGGGTTCGATGCATCAGCGACTGCGTACACCAGTGCAAGTGCCGCCAGCAGCGTGGCAGAGCAGGAAGCAGACGCCGGAGAACTGCTAGTAGCatctgctgatgctactgcctCAGTTGAACCCGGGATTGATGTAGCAGCAGCCGTCTTCTCCAGTGCAGATGCCGCCAGCAGCGTGGGCGACCAAACACTCGCTAGACAAGTCCTACCATCCGCTACCCCAATCTTCTTCCCACGTGAAGTGGGCAGTCCTGAG ATCCCGTGCAAGACTTACCAGGGGAAAGATGGGTCATGTCGCCTGCTAGTACAGTGCGCCACCTTCTTCGCGGAGATTGCGGAACTCTCGCGATCACCCTGCGTCATTAGCGAAGTTCAGCATGGAGTCTGCTGTCCTTCCATCAAGACCCCACCAATTG GAATAACGAGCGATGTGAGTAAATTCGTTGATGACATTAAAGTTGTACGAATAGATTCTGACGTGGACGACAGGGAATTTGAGCATGATTTAGACACATTAGAGacatggtctgaaaagtggcagacgcagttcagtgtggacaagtgtaaagtcataGTCGTTGAAAATGAAGATAATCCTAAGTGTGTCCAATAA